In Anaerosporomusa subterranea, the genomic window AAAATTAGAAGAGGAGCTCGGCGTATCCCTGTTTGACCGAAGCAGGCGACAAATAACACTAACTCCCGAAGGAATTATATTTTCTCAGCGCGCAAATGATATTCTCTCGCGCATTGATGATTCGGTAAGTGAGATGCAGGACTTTAGATCACTCCAAACAGGATCTATTAAAATAGGTATCCCCCCCATGATTGGAGTGTTCCTTTTTCCACACATCTTCGCTGGATTTCGAAAGCAATATCCCCATATCAAACTTACAGCCGTAGAAGGGGGATCATTAGCCATTGAAAACTTACTAGAGCAAGGCAGGCTTGACATCGGAATTATAACAAGATCTAATAGTTCTTCTGTCTTAGAAACATTCCCCATTACCACAGGCCAAATCCATGTGTGTATGCATTCCAACCATCCGCTTAACAAGTTGTCAAGTATACCTTTTAGTAGCCTCAGCGATCAGCCATTTATTTTACTTAAAGAAGACACCTATAACCGACAGGCCATCATGGCAGAATGTAAGAAGTACCACTTTACTCCTCAAATCATCTTTTCGTCTAGCCAGATCGAGACGATAATCAGTCTAGTGGAACTAGAAATAGGCATTTCATTTCTCTTTGAATCAATAGCCCAAAGATATTCTACTATTCGTAGCTCCCCCCTATCTGACCCAATTCACTCCCATATTGTGCTAGCATGGAATCGAGACAAATACCTTTCAAAGGCATCGAGGGCGTTCATCAACTTTATTACCGGCATGTATCAGATCCGCTGTCCCTAAAAAGCAAAGCCTCATCCCCGCACTTCGCCTTGGCGAACACTTTTCGCCCCACCGCTCTGATATAGCCTTGTCCGTTCAAGATAACAATTTGTTTCTGAGAAAAATGTTTATAGTTCATCAAAATTATAAATATTTTACTGTCTAATCTACGGGGTTGTAGGCTTGTTGGAGCAAATAGGGGGATTTTTTGTTCATGAGACGGTTAGGTTTCCAATTTGGTTGGTCATGGAAACATCTCCAATATATAGTCAGCTTATAAACATAAACCGGCGCAAGCATGATGTTTGCGCCGGTTATTTGCTGTTGTTCATGATAACCATTTAGTTGTAGACCTGCTCAGTTTACAACCCCGCTAAAATGTCTTTGTGAAATCATTCGCTTCTTGGATTACCCGTTTAAGATAGCATCAACATCCTGCCCGATAACGTCAAGATTATTGGCGGAAATCGTCACTTTTTTCGTTTAGGTTGGTCCCCATCAATAAGGTCAGGAACGAGTTCAGCAGCCAATTCCATCTCAGCAGCTAGCCCGTCAGCATATAAGGTTACACCTGCTTGCTCTGCAATTGACCTGTCGACTTTGTTGTTAAGCTTAGCTCCCCCCATTAGCAGACTTACAAGTATACCGGCAATTGAAATGATCATGGCAACCCAGAAGACAATATGGAGTGAATCAGCCAAGGCAGTTTTAAGTGCCGGCAGCAATAGCTGTTGCATATTGACTGTCATCATATGAATGGCTTCCGGGCTGAGCAAAATATTGAATAAACTACGGGGATCGGCTTGGGCTCTTGCCAGCATGTCCGCCATAGAACCAGTCATCGCCAATGGTACATTTTGTATGACAGGGAAAAATTCCTGTTGCATCACGTTGACTGAATAACGATTAAAAATTGCCCCAA contains:
- a CDS encoding LysR family transcriptional regulator, which translates into the protein MELRQLEYFQVVSRLNSMSKAAEELRIAQPSVSIAIQKLEEELGVSLFDRSRRQITLTPEGIIFSQRANDILSRIDDSVSEMQDFRSLQTGSIKIGIPPMIGVFLFPHIFAGFRKQYPHIKLTAVEGGSLAIENLLEQGRLDIGIITRSNSSSVLETFPITTGQIHVCMHSNHPLNKLSSIPFSSLSDQPFILLKEDTYNRQAIMAECKKYHFTPQIIFSSSQIETIISLVELEIGISFLFESIAQRYSTIRSSPLSDPIHSHIVLAWNRDKYLSKASRAFINFITGMYQIRCP